The following proteins come from a genomic window of Nostoc sp. ATCC 53789:
- the gyrA gene encoding DNA topoisomerase (ATP-hydrolyzing) subunit A: MTTSQERIIPIDLRTEMSQSYLEYAMSVIVGRALPDARDGLKPVHRRILYAMHELGLLHDRPFKKCARVVGEVLGKYHPHGDTAVYDALVRMAQDFSMRSPLVNGHGNFGSVDNDPPAAMRYTECRLQALTSAGLLHDIEYETVDFADNFDGSQQEPTVLPARIPQLLLNGSSGIAVGMATNIPPHNLGELIDALVAVIHNPEITDLELMQYVHGPDFPTGAQILGTSAIREAYTTGRGSITMRGVANIETVEQRGRPDREAIIITELPYQTNKAALIEKIAEMVNEKRLEGIADIRDESDRDGMRVVIELKRDAYPRVVLNNLYKQTPLQANFGANMLALVNSEPQVLTLKQFLSVFLDFRIESIARRTRYELRKAEERDHLLQGLLIALSQLDPIIVLIRHAPDAPTAKGELITTYGLSEVQADAILQMQLRRLTALEADKIRLEHDELQAKITDLQDILARRERVLEIIETEVAQLKTNFATPRRTVILPGEGELDDRDLIANEKAIILVTEQGYIKRMPVNTFEAQSRATRGKAAAKVKDDDTIEHFLTCCDHDSILFFSERGVVYCLRAYQIPASSRTSRGTPIVQMLPIPKEEKITSIVPVDEFSSEEYLVMLTKGGNIKKTELAAFSHIRANGLIAISLEEGDQLRWVRRARVEDSVIIGSRNGMAINFRCNHEQLRPLSRATRGVKAMKLKNKDELVGMDILPAAILETLDIVTEAETEDIEAIETIETIETEDIEITETTEESVEVPSTGIVGPWVLVITMGGYGKRVPVAQFRLQNRAGQGLMATKFKNRKTKDKLATLRIVNNDDDEIMMVTNRGIIIRQAVNAISIQSRSATGVRVQRLDEDDAITGVAIVPPDAADAEEAE, from the coding sequence ATGACAACCTCACAGGAGAGGATTATCCCGATAGATTTGCGAACCGAAATGTCGCAGTCTTATCTGGAATACGCCATGAGCGTGATAGTGGGTCGGGCGTTGCCAGATGCCAGGGATGGTCTAAAACCTGTGCATCGTCGCATTCTCTACGCAATGCACGAGCTAGGTCTGCTCCACGATCGCCCCTTTAAGAAATGCGCCCGTGTAGTGGGGGAAGTGTTGGGTAAATATCACCCCCACGGCGACACAGCAGTATATGATGCCTTGGTGCGGATGGCGCAGGATTTTTCCATGCGATCGCCCCTAGTTAACGGACATGGTAACTTCGGTTCGGTAGACAACGATCCACCAGCCGCCATGCGGTACACAGAATGCCGCTTACAAGCTTTAACTAGCGCTGGTTTACTACACGATATTGAGTATGAAACCGTAGATTTCGCTGATAACTTCGACGGTTCCCAACAAGAACCCACAGTTTTACCGGCACGGATTCCCCAATTATTGCTCAACGGTTCCTCTGGGATTGCCGTGGGTATGGCAACCAACATTCCGCCCCACAATTTGGGCGAATTGATTGATGCTTTGGTGGCTGTAATCCACAATCCCGAAATCACCGATCTCGAATTAATGCAGTATGTCCACGGCCCAGACTTTCCGACTGGGGCGCAAATTTTGGGGACATCTGCCATTCGAGAAGCTTACACTACTGGGCGTGGTTCCATTACCATGCGTGGTGTCGCTAACATTGAAACCGTTGAACAACGGGGACGGCCAGATAGAGAAGCAATTATCATCACCGAATTGCCCTATCAAACCAATAAAGCGGCGCTGATTGAAAAAATCGCCGAAATGGTGAACGAAAAGCGGCTAGAGGGCATCGCAGATATCCGGGATGAAAGCGATCGCGACGGGATGCGAGTTGTCATCGAACTCAAGCGTGATGCTTATCCCCGCGTCGTTCTAAACAACCTTTACAAACAAACGCCACTGCAAGCCAACTTTGGGGCGAATATGCTGGCGTTGGTGAATAGCGAACCCCAGGTACTCACCCTCAAGCAGTTTTTAAGCGTCTTCTTAGATTTTCGCATCGAATCCATTGCCAGACGTACCCGTTACGAACTGCGGAAAGCCGAGGAACGCGATCATCTCCTGCAAGGGTTATTAATTGCCCTATCCCAGTTAGATCCAATTATTGTCTTGATTCGCCATGCGCCCGATGCGCCGACAGCCAAAGGCGAATTAATCACAACTTATGGACTCTCGGAAGTGCAAGCAGATGCGATTTTGCAGATGCAATTGCGGCGATTAACTGCCTTAGAAGCAGACAAAATTCGTTTGGAACACGACGAATTACAAGCAAAAATTACCGACTTGCAAGATATTTTGGCACGCCGGGAGAGAGTGCTAGAAATTATCGAAACCGAAGTCGCGCAACTGAAAACTAACTTTGCCACACCCCGCCGCACGGTAATTTTACCAGGGGAAGGGGAATTAGACGATCGCGACTTAATTGCCAATGAAAAAGCGATCATTCTGGTGACAGAGCAAGGTTACATCAAACGGATGCCAGTTAATACCTTTGAAGCGCAAAGCCGTGCTACCAGAGGTAAAGCCGCAGCCAAGGTAAAAGATGATGATACCATTGAGCATTTCTTAACTTGCTGCGATCACGACAGTATTTTATTCTTTAGTGAGCGTGGTGTTGTTTATTGCCTGAGAGCGTATCAAATTCCAGCGAGTTCGCGTACCAGTCGCGGGACACCAATCGTCCAGATGCTACCCATTCCCAAAGAGGAAAAAATCACCTCGATTGTACCCGTTGACGAGTTTAGCAGCGAAGAATATCTGGTCATGCTCACTAAGGGCGGCAATATCAAGAAAACGGAATTGGCAGCCTTTAGTCATATTCGCGCCAATGGTTTGATTGCCATTTCCTTAGAAGAAGGCGACCAACTGCGCTGGGTGCGACGTGCAAGAGTCGAGGACAGTGTAATCATTGGTTCTCGTAACGGGATGGCGATTAACTTCCGGTGCAACCACGAACAACTGCGTCCTTTAAGTAGGGCTACTCGTGGGGTGAAAGCCATGAAACTCAAAAATAAAGATGAACTCGTGGGTATGGATATTCTACCCGCAGCAATTCTTGAAACTTTGGATATAGTTACAGAAGCCGAAACTGAAGATATCGAAGCAATCGAGACAATCGAGACAATCGAAACAGAAGATATCGAAATTACCGAAACTACTGAAGAGTCCGTAGAAGTTCCTAGTACTGGCATTGTTGGCCCTTGGGTGTTGGTAATTACGATGGGAGGATATGGTAAGCGTGTACCCGTTGCCCAGTTCCGACTACAAAATCGTGCTGGTCAGGGTTTAATGGCAACCAAGTTCAAAAACCGCAAAACCAAAGACAAGTTGGCAACCCTACGCATTGTCAACAATGATGATGATGAAATCATGATGGTGACAAATCGCGGTATTATCATCCGTCAAGCGGTAAATGCGATTTCTATCCAATCGCGATCGGCAACTGGAGTCAGAGTGCAGCGTTTAGATGAAGATGACGCTATTACCGGAGTAGCAATAGTTCCACCTGATGCTGCCGATGCAGAAGAAGCAGAATAA
- a CDS encoding DUF4870 domain-containing protein — protein MEDIQQRKLLSALSHGAIFFSSTIISIGIPIAILLISNDQIIKSNAKESLNFHINLYIYALIFALLTFVGIGILLLIALGMVSFIMPIIAIINVLNQPNVSYRYPFIFRFV, from the coding sequence ATGGAAGACATTCAGCAACGCAAGCTTTTATCCGCCCTAAGCCACGGAGCAATATTTTTTAGCTCTACGATTATCTCCATTGGCATACCGATTGCAATTTTGTTAATTAGTAATGACCAGATTATCAAAAGCAATGCCAAAGAATCACTCAATTTTCACATAAATCTTTATATTTATGCACTTATCTTTGCATTGCTGACTTTTGTAGGAATTGGTATTTTGTTATTGATTGCTTTGGGCATGGTCAGTTTTATTATGCCAATTATTGCCATTATCAATGTTCTGAACCAGCCAAATGTGTCTTACCGCTACCCGTTTATTTTCCGATTTGTGTAG
- the lnt gene encoding apolipoprotein N-acyltransferase: MQKKQNKKQGERLTTLLPYLIALASGILMGLTVAPVGAWFLAWIAIVPLWVLVVTSAKGKNQFPPAFLWGIGFHGVALFWITGIHPMTWLGVPWLPSLAITLFCWGFISVLGGVFLTIWAAVMVRLGGKNPWLRVLIGTAVWCGLESLWSAGPLWWSSLAYTQSPHNLVIVHLGQLSGPNTVTATIVAVNGLIAEGWINHRGTEGAEKISSASSAPLRFVNKYLVAATGLLITLHLIGFFLYSRPIAQPPEAALKVGIVQGNIPNRLLRSSEGFRRAQENYTNGYLTLADQGVDAVLTPEGALPIFQRNLLGTALVAAVKEKGVVAWIGAFGERGDSYTISLFTFNSKGEIVSRYDKSKLVPLGEYIPFEGIFGGLIQRLSPLEAHQVPGSANQIFDTPFGRAIASICYESAFPEQFRRQAAAGGQFILSSSNDAHYTASMPFQHHAQDIMRAIETDRWSARATNTGYSAFVDPHGKTLWMSGYNTYETHAETIYRRQTQTLYVRWGDWLTPLLLGLSVLGWFVQRVFN; this comes from the coding sequence ATGCAGAAGAAGCAGAATAAAAAGCAGGGGGAGAGGTTAACCACCTTACTCCCTTATTTAATAGCCTTAGCTAGCGGCATTTTAATGGGGCTAACCGTAGCCCCAGTAGGTGCATGGTTCCTGGCTTGGATTGCCATAGTTCCCTTATGGGTGCTAGTTGTAACTTCAGCCAAAGGTAAAAACCAATTCCCTCCGGCTTTCCTGTGGGGTATTGGTTTTCACGGTGTCGCCCTATTCTGGATTACCGGAATTCATCCGATGACATGGTTGGGCGTTCCCTGGTTGCCAAGCTTGGCAATCACGCTTTTTTGTTGGGGATTTATCAGTGTCTTAGGTGGGGTATTCCTTACTATTTGGGCGGCTGTAATGGTTCGCCTGGGTGGAAAAAACCCGTGGTTACGTGTCCTTATTGGTACAGCCGTCTGGTGCGGCTTAGAGAGTCTATGGAGTGCTGGCCCTCTGTGGTGGAGTTCCCTGGCTTACACGCAAAGCCCGCATAATCTCGTAATTGTACATCTGGGGCAACTCTCTGGGCCTAATACTGTGACAGCAACAATAGTTGCTGTAAATGGGTTAATTGCTGAAGGATGGATAAACCACAGAGGCACAGAGGGCGCAGAGAAAATTTCCTCTGCGTCCTCTGCGCCTCTGCGGTTCGTTAATAAATACTTAGTTGCCGCCACAGGATTATTAATTACCTTACACCTCATCGGTTTTTTCTTATACAGTCGTCCCATCGCTCAACCCCCAGAAGCAGCCTTGAAAGTGGGGATTGTTCAAGGTAATATTCCGAACCGACTTTTACGAAGTTCCGAAGGGTTTCGTCGCGCCCAAGAAAATTACACTAATGGGTATTTAACTTTAGCAGACCAAGGTGTAGATGCAGTCCTCACCCCAGAAGGAGCCTTACCTATTTTCCAGCGTAACTTGTTGGGAACTGCCTTAGTCGCAGCTGTGAAAGAAAAAGGTGTAGTTGCTTGGATTGGGGCTTTTGGCGAACGAGGAGACAGTTATACAATTAGCTTGTTTACTTTCAACAGTAAGGGTGAAATTGTCAGCCGCTACGATAAGTCCAAACTCGTACCTTTGGGAGAATATATTCCCTTTGAAGGAATTTTCGGCGGGTTAATTCAACGCTTGTCGCCTTTGGAGGCACACCAAGTTCCTGGTTCAGCAAATCAAATATTTGACACTCCTTTTGGTCGTGCGATCGCTAGTATATGTTACGAATCTGCTTTTCCTGAACAATTTCGCCGTCAAGCTGCGGCGGGTGGGCAATTTATCCTCAGTTCTTCTAACGATGCCCATTACACTGCATCGATGCCATTCCAGCACCATGCACAGGATATCATGCGGGCAATTGAAACCGATCGCTGGTCAGCACGGGCAACGAATACCGGCTATTCAGCTTTTGTAGATCCTCATGGTAAAACCTTGTGGATGTCTGGATATAATACTTACGAAACTCATGCTGAAACAATTTATCGGCGACAGACACAAACTTTATATGTGCGTTGGGGTGATTGGTTAACGCCTTTGTTGCTGGGATTGAGTGTCTTAGGGTGGTTTGTGCAGAGAGTGTTTAACTAA